A window from Setaria italica strain Yugu1 chromosome VIII, Setaria_italica_v2.0, whole genome shotgun sequence encodes these proteins:
- the LOC101766604 gene encoding disease resistance protein RPM1-like isoform X2, which produces MEVVTGALPSVIAKLGDLLVGEYKLQKGVKGEIRFLQAELESMKGALEEVSNTPADQLHIQDKIWAKDLRELSYDIEDNIDTFMVRGEGNEQAKLRGIKKFIDRSVGLFRKAKVRHGIATEIRDIKSRVEEVAERHDRYKLSNSNVAKHVPIDPRILYQYDKVTELVGIEEARDEIIRILMEGDEVSKQQDKIVSIVGFGGLGKTTLADVVYKKLRAQFECAAFVSVSQTPDLEELLKRMFFQLVRKESNKSSDVARELREFLENKRYFVVIDDIWKLSDFKMIKRALPGNNVGSKIITTTRDLNIAEQAGSIYMLQPMSPNNSRKLFFRRIFGNDDKDNNEEEERCPNDELAEVSDKILKKCAGVPLAIITMASLLACKARNKMEWYEVYNCVGTGLENNLDVKNMRKILSFSYYELPCHLRACLLYLSIFPEDYKIEKDRLIRMWIGEGFIKCEKVGKSLFELGESYFNELINRSMIQPIYYCSDDIMSSCRVHDMVLDLIRSLSSEENFVTVLSDMGGTSPSNTIRRLSLQNGQKSHVMAQLTWSLQHARSVVVFPAADSLVPPLACWRVLRVLDLCGCNLSQANSSLKYLGILHHLRYLGLRKTNIYQLPKEIGNLQLLQTLDVSANKISRLPSSVVQLRKLMFLCIPSTRGPNGIGNLTSLEQLSWLGIDNSNVNIIEELGQLTELRILHIRLDEWNDKLLECLHKLQKIQELVIIVRPGQRSIGGLDAWVAPRHLRLLNIQNSCWFLTLPAWVNPSLLPDLTKLSILVRELHQADLEILGRLPALRVLFLEVDNKILGIHAGFVVGAGAFPCLVVCWFKQFMWPVVFQQGAMPRLRNLKFWQFHLREARGIACNDGSLDLGLGNLPSLQEVDVILRCDGAGKEEVEQAKAALRHEAEMHPNHPRHSIGVSYRRRDWSRDSRNTRRG; this is translated from the exons ATGGAGGTCGTGACAGGGGCACTTCCGAGCGTCATCGCCAAGCTTGGTGACCTGCTCGTCGGTGAGTACAAGCTGCAGAAGGGGGTGAAGGGAGAGATCAGGTTCCTCCAAGCTGAGCTCGAGAGCATGAAGGGTGCTCTTGAGGAAGTCTCCAACACACCGGCTGACCAGCTTCACATTCAGGACAAGATTTGGGCCAAGGATTTGAGAGAGCTGTCCTACGATATAGAGGACAATATTGACACATTCATGGTCCGTGGAGAGGGCAATGAGCAGGCCAAGCTGCGTGGCATCAAGAAGTTCATTGATAGAAGTGTTGGTTTGTTCAGAAAGGCCAAGGTTCGCCATGGCATTGCTACTGAAATCAGAGACATCAAGAGCCGTGTTGAAGAGGTGGCCGAGCGGCATGATCGGTACAAGTTATCAAACAGTAATGTGGCTAAGCATGTCCCAATCGACCCTCGAATACTTTATCAGTACGATAAGGTGACTGAGCTCGTTGGCATTGAGGAGGCAAGAGACGAGATAATTCGGATTCTGATGGAAGGTGATGAAGTGTCCAAGCAGCAAGACAAGATAGTTTCCATTGTTGGGTTTGGAGGCCTGGGAAAGACAACTCTTGCTGATGTGGTGTATAAAAAGCTTAGAGCACAATTTGAGTGCGCAGCTTTTGTTTCGGTATCTCAGACACCTGACCTGGAAGAATTACTCAAGCGCATGTTCTTTCAACTTGTCAGGAAGGAAAGTAACAAGAGCAGCGATGTTGCCAGAGAGCTCAGAGAATTCCTCGAGAATAAGAG GTACTTCGTTGTTATTGATGACATATGGAAACTCTCAGACTTCAAAATGATTAAACGTGCTTTGCCTGGTAATAATGTTGGAAGCAAAATAATCACAACTACTCGTGATCTCAATATTGCTGAACAAGCTGGCTCTATTTACATGTTGCAACCCATGTCTCCAAACAACTCTCGGAAACTATTTTTTAGAAGAATATTTGGTAATGACGACAAAGACAacaacgaagaagaagaaaggtgtCCTAACGATGAGTTGGCTGAAGTATCTGATAAAATACTGAAGAAATGTGCTGGTGTGCCCTTAGCTATTATTACAATGGCTAGTTTGTTAGCTTGcaaagcaagaaataaaatggAGTGGTATGAGGTCTACAATTGTGTTGGTACTGGTCTGGAAAACAATCTAGATGTGAAGAATATGAGAAAGATTTTGTCATTTAGCTATTATGAGCTACCATGCCATTTAAGggcttgcttgttatatttgAGCATTTTTCCTGAAGATTATAAAATTGAGAAGGATCGTTTGATAAGGATGTGGATAGGTGAAGGTTTTATCAAATGTGAAAAAGTAGGGAAGAGCCTATTTGAACTCGGAGAGAGTTACTTCAATGAGCTTATAAACAGAAGCATGATCCAACCAATATATTATTGTTCAGATGATATAATGTCAAGCTGTCGTGTACATGATATGGTGCTTGATCTTATCCGCTCCTTGTCAAGTGAAGAAAACTTTGTTACTGTACTAAGTGATATGGGAGGCACATCTCCGTCAAATACGATTCGGAGGTTGTCCCTTCAGAATGGCCAGAAAAGTCATGTGATGGCTCAACTTACATGGAGCTTGCAACATGCAAGGTCAGTTGTTGTCTTTCCAGCTGCTGATTCTCTAGTGCCGCCTCTTGCCTGCTGGCGAGTTTTACGTGTTCTGGATTTATGTGGCTGCAATCTTTCACAAGCTAATAGTAGCCTTAAGTACCTTGGGATTCTGCATCACTTGAGGTACTTGGGACTACGTAAGACAAATATTTACCAGCTCCCGAAAGAAATAGGAAACCTGCAGCTTCTACAAACATTGGATGTAAGTGCCAACAAAATTTCCAGGTTGCCTTCGAGTGTTGTCCAGCTAAGAAAGTTGATGTTCCTATGCATTCCCTCTACAAGAGGGCCAAACGGAATTGGAAACCTGACAAGCCTTGAACAGCTGTCATGGTTAGGCATTGATAACTCCAACGTAAATATTATAGAAGAGTTGGGCCAGCTCACTGAACTGAGGATTCTGCATATTCGATTGGATGAGTGGAACGACAAGCTGTTGGAGTGCCTACACAAGCTACAAAAGATTCAAGAACTAG TTATCATAGTCCGTCCTGGTCAACGTAGCATCGGTGGATTGGATGCCTGGGTCGCCCCTCGACATCTTCGCCTATTGAATATACAAAACAGCTGTTGGTTTTTAACACTTCCGGCTTGGGTGAATCCATCGCTTCTTCCGGACCTCACCAAGCTATCCATCCTCGTGAGGGAGCTACATCAGGCCGATCTCGAAATCCTCGGAAGGTTGCCAGCTCTCCGCGTTCTATTTCTAGAGGTGGACAATAAGATTCTCGGTATCCATGCGGGATTCGTTGTTGGTGCTGGTGCCTTCCCGTGTCTTGTAGTCTGTTGGTTCAAGCAATTTATGTGGCCAGTGGTATTTCAACAGGGAGCTATGCCAAGGCTCAGAAATCTTAAGTTCTGGCAGTTTCATCTGCGGGAGGCAAGAGGAATTGCCTGCAATGACGGTAGTCTCGACTTGGGCTTGGGGAACCTGCCATCACTGCAGGAAGTCGATGTTATCCTGCGATGTGATGGTGCTGgcaaggaggaggtggagcaagcCAAGGCTGCGCTGAGGCATGAAGCTGAAATGCATCCCAATCATCCCCGTCATTCGATTGGTGTTAGTTACAG AAGGCGAGACTGGAGCAGAGATAGCAGAAACACACGCAGAGGTTAA
- the LOC101766604 gene encoding putative disease resistance RPP13-like protein 3 isoform X1 → MEVVTGALPSVIAKLGDLLVGEYKLQKGVKGEIRFLQAELESMKGALEEVSNTPADQLHIQDKIWAKDLRELSYDIEDNIDTFMVRGEGNEQAKLRGIKKFIDRSVGLFRKAKVRHGIATEIRDIKSRVEEVAERHDRYKLSNSNVAKHVPIDPRILYQYDKVTELVGIEEARDEIIRILMEGDEVSKQQDKIVSIVGFGGLGKTTLADVVYKKLRAQFECAAFVSVSQTPDLEELLKRMFFQLVRKESNKSSDVARELREFLENKRYFVVIDDIWKLSDFKMIKRALPGNNVGSKIITTTRDLNIAEQAGSIYMLQPMSPNNSRKLFFRRIFGNDDKDNNEEEERCPNDELAEVSDKILKKCAGVPLAIITMASLLACKARNKMEWYEVYNCVGTGLENNLDVKNMRKILSFSYYELPCHLRACLLYLSIFPEDYKIEKDRLIRMWIGEGFIKCEKVGKSLFELGESYFNELINRSMIQPIYYCSDDIMSSCRVHDMVLDLIRSLSSEENFVTVLSDMGGTSPSNTIRRLSLQNGQKSHVMAQLTWSLQHARSVVVFPAADSLVPPLACWRVLRVLDLCGCNLSQANSSLKYLGILHHLRYLGLRKTNIYQLPKEIGNLQLLQTLDVSANKISRLPSSVVQLRKLMFLCIPSTRGPNGIGNLTSLEQLSWLGIDNSNVNIIEELGQLTELRILHIRLDEWNDKLLECLHKLQKIQELGIMVYDGQPSLGGLDAWVAPRHLRVLNTIGSCWFSTLPAWVSPSLLPDLTHLEVAVRELHQADLEILGRLPALRVLFLVVDKKNLSIIRGFVVGAGAFPCLVTCSFRQFVWPVVFQKGSMPRLRNLYFSPFYPLEIRGIACNDGSLDLGLENLPSLQHFGADLRCDGAGKEEAEQAKAALTHEAKMHPNHPHHYINIADDDDE, encoded by the exons ATGGAGGTCGTGACAGGGGCACTTCCGAGCGTCATCGCCAAGCTTGGTGACCTGCTCGTCGGTGAGTACAAGCTGCAGAAGGGGGTGAAGGGAGAGATCAGGTTCCTCCAAGCTGAGCTCGAGAGCATGAAGGGTGCTCTTGAGGAAGTCTCCAACACACCGGCTGACCAGCTTCACATTCAGGACAAGATTTGGGCCAAGGATTTGAGAGAGCTGTCCTACGATATAGAGGACAATATTGACACATTCATGGTCCGTGGAGAGGGCAATGAGCAGGCCAAGCTGCGTGGCATCAAGAAGTTCATTGATAGAAGTGTTGGTTTGTTCAGAAAGGCCAAGGTTCGCCATGGCATTGCTACTGAAATCAGAGACATCAAGAGCCGTGTTGAAGAGGTGGCCGAGCGGCATGATCGGTACAAGTTATCAAACAGTAATGTGGCTAAGCATGTCCCAATCGACCCTCGAATACTTTATCAGTACGATAAGGTGACTGAGCTCGTTGGCATTGAGGAGGCAAGAGACGAGATAATTCGGATTCTGATGGAAGGTGATGAAGTGTCCAAGCAGCAAGACAAGATAGTTTCCATTGTTGGGTTTGGAGGCCTGGGAAAGACAACTCTTGCTGATGTGGTGTATAAAAAGCTTAGAGCACAATTTGAGTGCGCAGCTTTTGTTTCGGTATCTCAGACACCTGACCTGGAAGAATTACTCAAGCGCATGTTCTTTCAACTTGTCAGGAAGGAAAGTAACAAGAGCAGCGATGTTGCCAGAGAGCTCAGAGAATTCCTCGAGAATAAGAG GTACTTCGTTGTTATTGATGACATATGGAAACTCTCAGACTTCAAAATGATTAAACGTGCTTTGCCTGGTAATAATGTTGGAAGCAAAATAATCACAACTACTCGTGATCTCAATATTGCTGAACAAGCTGGCTCTATTTACATGTTGCAACCCATGTCTCCAAACAACTCTCGGAAACTATTTTTTAGAAGAATATTTGGTAATGACGACAAAGACAacaacgaagaagaagaaaggtgtCCTAACGATGAGTTGGCTGAAGTATCTGATAAAATACTGAAGAAATGTGCTGGTGTGCCCTTAGCTATTATTACAATGGCTAGTTTGTTAGCTTGcaaagcaagaaataaaatggAGTGGTATGAGGTCTACAATTGTGTTGGTACTGGTCTGGAAAACAATCTAGATGTGAAGAATATGAGAAAGATTTTGTCATTTAGCTATTATGAGCTACCATGCCATTTAAGggcttgcttgttatatttgAGCATTTTTCCTGAAGATTATAAAATTGAGAAGGATCGTTTGATAAGGATGTGGATAGGTGAAGGTTTTATCAAATGTGAAAAAGTAGGGAAGAGCCTATTTGAACTCGGAGAGAGTTACTTCAATGAGCTTATAAACAGAAGCATGATCCAACCAATATATTATTGTTCAGATGATATAATGTCAAGCTGTCGTGTACATGATATGGTGCTTGATCTTATCCGCTCCTTGTCAAGTGAAGAAAACTTTGTTACTGTACTAAGTGATATGGGAGGCACATCTCCGTCAAATACGATTCGGAGGTTGTCCCTTCAGAATGGCCAGAAAAGTCATGTGATGGCTCAACTTACATGGAGCTTGCAACATGCAAGGTCAGTTGTTGTCTTTCCAGCTGCTGATTCTCTAGTGCCGCCTCTTGCCTGCTGGCGAGTTTTACGTGTTCTGGATTTATGTGGCTGCAATCTTTCACAAGCTAATAGTAGCCTTAAGTACCTTGGGATTCTGCATCACTTGAGGTACTTGGGACTACGTAAGACAAATATTTACCAGCTCCCGAAAGAAATAGGAAACCTGCAGCTTCTACAAACATTGGATGTAAGTGCCAACAAAATTTCCAGGTTGCCTTCGAGTGTTGTCCAGCTAAGAAAGTTGATGTTCCTATGCATTCCCTCTACAAGAGGGCCAAACGGAATTGGAAACCTGACAAGCCTTGAACAGCTGTCATGGTTAGGCATTGATAACTCCAACGTAAATATTATAGAAGAGTTGGGCCAGCTCACTGAACTGAGGATTCTGCATATTCGATTGGATGAGTGGAACGACAAGCTGTTGGAGTGCCTACACAAGCTACAAAAGATTCAAGAACTAGGTATCATGGTCTATGATGGTCAACCCAGCCTCGGCGGATTAGATGCCTGGGTTGCCCCTCGACATCTCCGCGTATTGAATACAATAGGCAGCTGTTGGTTTTCGACACTTCCAGCTTGGGTGAGTCCATCGCTTCTTCCGGACCTCACCCATCTAGAAGTCGCCGTGAGAGAGCTACATCAGGCCGATCTCGAAATCCTCGGGAGGTTGCCAGCTCTTCGCGTTCTATTTCTGGTGGTGGACAAGAAGAACCTCAGTATCATTCGGGGATTCGTTGTTGGTGCTGGTGCGTTCCCGTGCCTTGTAACCTGTAGCTTCCGTCAATTTGTATGGCCAGTGGTATTTCAAAAGGGAAGTATGCCAAGGCTCAGAAATCTTTACTTCTCTCCGTTTTATCCGTTGGAGATAAGAGGAATTGCCTGTAATGACGGTAGTCTCGACTTGGGTCTGGAAAACCTGCCATCGCTGCAGCATTTCGGTGCTGACCTACGATGTGATGGTGCTGGCAAGGAGGAGGCAGAGCAAGCCAAGGCTGCGCTGACGCATGAAGCTAAAATGCATCCCAATCATCCCCATCATTATATCAATATTGCAG ATGACGATGATGAGTAA